The DNA window CGCCCAGGCCTACATCGGGATGCGGAATGCACTTGCCGCCCGGCGCGAGCCAGGGCGCATGGGGGATCAGCGACCGTTCGACGGTCGCGCCGTTTATCTCGGCTTGATCGCCGAGCTGCCATCGGAGGAGCCATGAAGAACAACAAGCAGCGGTGGATGCTCGTCGCGGCGCTGGGTCTCGCCTGTCCGGCGTGCACCGAGTCGGTCGGCGACGGGGGCGGCGGGAGCGGCGGGACGCCGACGACCCCGACGGGTGAAGGCAAGGAGCTGGTGGTGGAGGTGCCCGCCACGGGGCACGCCTACGTGCGCCTGGAGGGACCCGAGGTGGTGGAGGGAGGTGCAGGTCAGTCCGACTGGGACCTCTCCTTCTCGGGCTACGACGTCTACACGAACAGCGGCCCCTCGGGCTCCGCGAACGCCGGCGCCTTCGGACCCCTCGGGCCCGAGGTCTTCGACAGCGGCGAGATCCCCTCGGACATCCCCTTCATGATCGCCGACAAGCTCGGGGGAGCTTTCCTCGGCTGGTACCTTTACGACGGCAACACCCACCGCCTGTGGAGTCGCTACCACGTCCACGCCATCAAGGACGGGGGTCGCCTGTGGAAGGTGCAGCTCCTCGGGTACTACGGTGAGGCCCAGGGGGCGCCCGTGAGCGCGCTCGTCCAGCTTCGTTACGCCGAGGTCACGGCGTCGGGCGTCGAGCCCACGATGACCGTCGCCGATCTCAACGCCTATGCCGGTGGCGCCGGAGGCCCCATCGACGCACCGAGCGAGTGCCTCGATCTCGCCACCGGGACGCGCCTGGAGAAGACTCCCGCCCAGGCGAGCAGCAGCTCCGACTGGCACCTCTGCTTCCGCCGCGAGACGGTGCTCGTGAACGGCGAGCTGAGTGGCCCGCGTGGCACTGGGGCCATCGACCTCAACGCCGCCGAGACCGACGCGGAGAAGCTCGAGCAGATCCAGGCCCGCACGCCCGCCACCGAGCAGGCCCGCTTCGACGCCGTCGATCACGCCGCCCTGACCGCGCCCGCGCTCGACTACCGCGGTGACCGCATCATCAGCGCGTTCTCGCAGTACTGGCTCGATCGCGATGGTGAGCTGCCGACGCCCGAAGACGGCTCGTGGGTGGTGCGCGCCGCGGCCAGCGAGACCCGGTACATCGTGCGCTTCGACCGCTTCGAGGGCGCCACGGCAGACTCCCCCGGCCGCGTCGTCCTGCGCGTCCGCCGCGAAGGGGCCGAGCCGTGACCGCCGCCGCGTCCGAGCCGATCCCGAGCCTCCAGCAGCGATGGGCCGACTACCGCCGCGAGCACCCCCGCGCATGGCCGCGTGATGCCGCTGCAGCGCTCGGCGTCAGCGAAGCGGAGCTTCTGGCCACCCGCTGCGGCGACGGCGTCACGCGCCTCGAAGGCGACATGACCGTGCTGCTCCTCCGTCTCCCGTCTCTCGGTGACGTGAAGACCATCACCCGCAACGAGACGGCAGTCATCGAGCGCCGCGGCCGTTTCGAGCGCGTCGAGATCTCGGGCCGCATGGGCCAGGTCGTCGGCGAAGAGATCGACCTTCGCCTCTTCCTCGACCACTGGGCCGCCTGCTTCGCCGTCCGCGACGAGAGCCCCCGTGGCGTCCGCCGCAGCCTCCAGTTCTTCGATCGACAGGGAGACTCGATTCACAAGGTCTACCTCGAAGAAGACGACCGCCTTCCTGCGTACGAGGCGCTGATCAAGGCGTACCAGAGCGCCGATCAAGAGCCCGTGTTCCGGCCCCAAGGCGCCACCCCGAGCGCCACGCCGAAGCCCGACGATGCCATCGACGTCGTCGCCTTCCGTGACGCCTGGGATGGCCTCACCGACGTCCACGGATTCCACGGGCTGCTCCGCAGCTTCGGTGTCACCCGCACCCAGGCCCTCCGCCTGGCGGGCGCCGAGCGTGCCCGCCGCGTCCCGCCCTCGTACCTCACCCATGTCCTCGGGAGCGCCGCCGAGCGCGCCCTCCCGATCATGATCTTCGTCGGCAGCCGTGGCGCCATCCAGATCCACACGGGCCCCGTCCATCGTGTCGAGCCCCTCGGCGCCTGGCTCAACGTGCTCGATCCTCGCTTCAACTTGCACGTGCGCACCGAGCGCATCGCCGAGGCGTGGATCGTCCGCAAGCCCACCGAGGATGGCCCCGTCACCTCCCTGGAGCTGTTCGACGCGGCCGGCGAGACCGTCGCGTTCCTCTTCGGCAAGCGCAAACCAGGGCAGACCGAGTCGGCGCTGTGGCGCGATCTGCTGAGCGAGCTCCCCGAGGCCAGCCCGTGAACGCGCTCCACCGGCCTGCGCTCGCCAGCCTCCTCGTGCTGCTCGCCAGCCTTCTCTGCGCGTGCCGCGAGCGCACACCCGCAGGCGGTGAGCCGGGCAGCGCGCGCAGCGAGTCGAGCGCGGCGCCCAGCGACCCGGGCCCGGCGAGCGCGTATCGAGGTACGCCCGGCGCCACCACCGCGCCGGCCCG is part of the Chondromyces crocatus genome and encodes:
- a CDS encoding HmuY family protein; this translates as MKNNKQRWMLVAALGLACPACTESVGDGGGGSGGTPTTPTGEGKELVVEVPATGHAYVRLEGPEVVEGGAGQSDWDLSFSGYDVYTNSGPSGSANAGAFGPLGPEVFDSGEIPSDIPFMIADKLGGAFLGWYLYDGNTHRLWSRYHVHAIKDGGRLWKVQLLGYYGEAQGAPVSALVQLRYAEVTASGVEPTMTVADLNAYAGGAGGPIDAPSECLDLATGTRLEKTPAQASSSSDWHLCFRRETVLVNGELSGPRGTGAIDLNAAETDAEKLEQIQARTPATEQARFDAVDHAALTAPALDYRGDRIISAFSQYWLDRDGELPTPEDGSWVVRAAASETRYIVRFDRFEGATADSPGRVVLRVRREGAEP
- a CDS encoding hemin-degrading factor → MTAAASEPIPSLQQRWADYRREHPRAWPRDAAAALGVSEAELLATRCGDGVTRLEGDMTVLLLRLPSLGDVKTITRNETAVIERRGRFERVEISGRMGQVVGEEIDLRLFLDHWAACFAVRDESPRGVRRSLQFFDRQGDSIHKVYLEEDDRLPAYEALIKAYQSADQEPVFRPQGATPSATPKPDDAIDVVAFRDAWDGLTDVHGFHGLLRSFGVTRTQALRLAGAERARRVPPSYLTHVLGSAAERALPIMIFVGSRGAIQIHTGPVHRVEPLGAWLNVLDPRFNLHVRTERIAEAWIVRKPTEDGPVTSLELFDAAGETVAFLFGKRKPGQTESALWRDLLSELPEASP